The following proteins come from a genomic window of Thermosinus carboxydivorans Nor1:
- a CDS encoding zinc-binding dehydrogenase — protein MVRAALMEKPLAKVRIVDLPEPKLETGAALLETIYSEVCGTDVHLFHGRLAGVPYPIIPGHINVGRIMQTNGPVYDVDGNLLHSGDVVTFLDVHETCHNCWYCLVAKASTRCPHRKVYGITYGVQDGILGGWSEKIYLKPGVKIVKLPEQVKPEAFIGGGCGLPTAFHAVEQAGIKLGDNVVIQGCGPVGLNAAILAQLAGALQVIVVGGPALRLNLAKDFGVDAVINIENMDAADRISAVKELTGGRGADVVIEATGVPAAIKEGMAMVRDAGTYVIVGQYTDNGEVNFNPHLDLNKKHMTLKGVWGIDLSHFYRSIQIMAKYHQRFAWERLISRHYSLADINQALDDVEYCRVIKAVIAPNGN, from the coding sequence ATGGTTAGAGCAGCACTCATGGAAAAACCACTTGCTAAGGTGCGTATTGTTGATTTACCGGAGCCTAAACTGGAAACCGGAGCTGCTTTACTTGAAACAATTTATAGTGAAGTATGTGGTACTGACGTTCACTTGTTCCATGGACGCCTTGCCGGTGTCCCCTATCCAATTATTCCTGGACACATAAATGTCGGGCGCATCATGCAAACCAACGGGCCTGTCTATGATGTGGACGGTAACCTGCTTCATTCTGGCGATGTGGTAACTTTTTTGGATGTTCATGAAACCTGCCATAATTGCTGGTATTGCCTGGTTGCAAAAGCATCGACCCGCTGTCCCCACCGTAAAGTTTATGGAATTACCTATGGCGTGCAGGATGGAATTTTAGGTGGTTGGAGTGAAAAAATATACTTGAAACCCGGCGTAAAGATTGTTAAATTACCAGAGCAGGTAAAACCGGAAGCCTTTATTGGCGGCGGCTGTGGCCTTCCTACCGCTTTTCATGCTGTAGAACAAGCAGGGATAAAGTTAGGGGACAACGTTGTAATCCAAGGTTGTGGCCCTGTAGGCCTTAACGCTGCTATCCTAGCACAACTTGCCGGTGCACTACAAGTCATCGTTGTTGGCGGTCCTGCTCTACGGCTCAATTTAGCCAAAGATTTTGGAGTTGACGCCGTCATTAACATTGAAAATATGGACGCAGCGGATAGAATTTCAGCAGTAAAGGAACTTACTGGCGGTCGCGGCGCTGACGTAGTAATTGAGGCAACAGGTGTTCCGGCTGCTATAAAAGAAGGCATGGCTATGGTACGAGATGCTGGTACTTATGTTATCGTCGGCCAATATACTGATAATGGTGAAGTTAACTTTAATCCTCACCTCGACCTTAATAAAAAACACATGACACTAAAGGGCGTTTGGGGAATTGATTTAAGTCATTTTTACCGTTCTATCCAAATCATGGCTAAATACCATCAACGCTTTGCCTGGGAACGCCTTATCAGCCGCCACTATAGTCTTGCCGATATTAATCAAGCTTTAGATGACGTCGAGTACTGCCGTGTAATAAAAGCTGTCATCGCTCCCAACGGTAATTAA
- a CDS encoding DNA-formamidopyrimidine glycosylase family protein codes for MSEIPEIETMRRHLAQSVKGKKITEVEVFHPQTLNTSPELFQQALITRLHL; via the coding sequence ATGTCGGAAATTCCTGAAATTGAGACTATGCGCAGACATTTGGCTCAAAGCGTAAAAGGTAAAAAAATCACAGAAGTAGAAGTTTTCCATCCGCAAACCCTTAATACATCTCCCGAATTATTTCAACAAGCCCTCATCACCCGACTTCACTTATGA
- a CDS encoding zinc finger domain-containing protein → MQVAYRTGEPCYVCGTPIQTKRVGGRNAFFVQYASIDLHLFPRNISTGGIHGKLSDSDRLWRNRVRNK, encoded by the coding sequence CTGCAAGTAGCTTACCGGACAGGCGAACCCTGCTATGTCTGCGGCACTCCCATTCAAACTAAACGTGTAGGCGGAAGAAATGCTTTTTTTGTTCAGTATGCCAGCATTGACTTACATTTATTTCCAAGAAATATTAGCACGGGAGGAATACATGGAAAGTTATCGGACAGTGATAGGTTATGGAGAAACAGGGTTAGAAATAAGTAA
- a CDS encoding YigZ family protein: MESYRTVIGYGETGLEISKSKFIVQVNRAISAKDAIDFIEIVKKKHRDATHNCSAFIIGPRGEHQKADDDGEPAGTAGIPILETLKKNKITDAVIVVTRYYGGIKLGAGGLIRAYGKVAALGLQAAGILERIPHTHIILKTNYDLFGIVENYLHSNNYIIKKKDFAEQVTLHVLVEKNRETSLCQTITNLTSGRITLSTAGIQYVDKTLCI, translated from the coding sequence ATGGAAAGTTATCGGACAGTGATAGGTTATGGAGAAACAGGGTTAGAAATAAGTAAGTCCAAATTTATTGTCCAAGTCAACCGGGCAATCTCCGCCAAAGATGCCATTGATTTCATTGAAATTGTCAAAAAGAAACATCGGGATGCTACCCATAACTGTTCTGCTTTCATCATAGGTCCACGCGGAGAACACCAAAAGGCCGACGATGATGGTGAACCTGCAGGAACGGCAGGTATCCCCATTCTCGAAACTCTAAAGAAAAATAAAATAACAGATGCTGTAATTGTCGTTACCCGCTATTACGGCGGAATAAAGTTAGGCGCAGGTGGACTAATCAGGGCTTACGGAAAAGTAGCCGCATTAGGACTGCAGGCAGCGGGAATCTTGGAAAGAATTCCCCATACTCATATCATACTTAAAACTAACTACGATTTATTTGGGATAGTTGAAAACTATCTGCATAGTAATAACTATATCATAAAAAAGAAAGATTTCGCCGAACAGGTAACGCTTCATGTGTTAGTTGAAAAAAATAGGGAAACTTCTTTATGTCAGACGATAACCAACTTGACATCCGGTCGAATTACCCTTTCGACAGCAGGCATACAGTATGTCGATAAAACTTTATGTATTTAA
- a CDS encoding YifB family Mg chelatase-like AAA ATPase, with protein sequence MYAQTFGSTTLGINGVVITVEVDIANGIPGLDIVGLPDAAVRESRERVRAAIKNAGFEFPARRITVNLAPADLKKDGSGLDLPIAVGILAASGQLDIEACKQYAFIGELSLEGRLRGIAGLLAMAIQCREEGLCNLFVAPENAAEALLAGGMTVYAAETLGQVVAHIRGEQRLSPAAKGPATEPAPIAGEDFADVQGQAAAKRALEIAAAGGHNILMVGPPGSGKTMLARRIPSILPTMSDQEALEVTKIYSVAGLMNGNGGLIKVRPFRNPHHTVSPAGMIGGGTIPRPGEVTLSHHGVLFLDELPEFPRQVLEVLRQPLEDGQVTISRVNASLAYPAKFILVGAMNPCPCGFYNDKTRECVCSPADIRRYTKRISGPLLDRIDIYIHVPRLAYSEVTGQQPAETSASIRRRVEAARVLQRARLKKFNLFCNAQMGHKHLRLTCPLTREADVLLQRAFEKMNLSARGYDRIVKVARTIADLAGSEVITAEHVGEAILLRNSVAERQI encoded by the coding sequence ATGTATGCACAAACTTTTGGTTCGACAACATTAGGAATAAATGGAGTAGTAATTACCGTCGAAGTTGATATTGCCAATGGCATTCCCGGCCTCGATATTGTCGGGTTGCCGGACGCGGCTGTACGCGAATCGCGAGAACGGGTTCGCGCAGCGATAAAAAATGCCGGTTTTGAATTTCCAGCCCGGCGTATCACGGTCAATCTTGCTCCTGCTGATCTTAAGAAGGACGGATCCGGGCTCGATTTGCCGATCGCCGTGGGTATTCTGGCCGCAAGCGGCCAACTGGATATCGAGGCTTGCAAGCAATATGCCTTTATCGGCGAACTTTCACTTGAAGGCAGGCTGAGGGGGATTGCCGGCCTACTGGCTATGGCCATACAATGTCGCGAAGAAGGATTATGCAACCTTTTTGTAGCTCCGGAAAACGCGGCCGAAGCGCTGCTGGCGGGCGGTATGACGGTATATGCTGCCGAAACATTGGGACAAGTTGTAGCTCATATTAGAGGTGAGCAACGGCTTTCACCGGCGGCAAAAGGGCCTGCGACGGAGCCAGCGCCTATAGCCGGCGAGGATTTTGCCGATGTACAGGGACAGGCAGCGGCAAAACGGGCTTTGGAAATCGCTGCTGCAGGTGGGCATAATATTCTCATGGTAGGCCCGCCTGGTTCTGGTAAAACCATGCTGGCTCGCCGCATCCCATCAATATTGCCGACTATGTCCGACCAGGAAGCGCTAGAGGTTACAAAAATCTATAGCGTTGCCGGTCTGATGAATGGCAATGGAGGGCTGATCAAGGTCAGACCTTTTCGTAACCCCCATCATACCGTATCTCCCGCCGGGATGATTGGCGGGGGGACCATTCCACGGCCCGGAGAGGTTACACTCAGTCATCATGGCGTACTGTTTTTAGATGAATTGCCCGAATTTCCGCGTCAGGTTTTAGAAGTGCTTCGGCAGCCACTCGAGGATGGGCAAGTCACCATATCACGGGTGAACGCATCGTTAGCATATCCGGCAAAATTCATTTTGGTTGGTGCGATGAATCCTTGTCCGTGCGGCTTCTATAATGACAAGACGCGTGAATGTGTTTGTAGTCCTGCCGACATACGCCGGTATACGAAAAGAATATCTGGTCCGTTACTTGACCGGATTGATATTTACATCCATGTTCCGCGTTTGGCCTATAGCGAAGTGACTGGCCAGCAGCCAGCCGAAACTTCGGCAAGTATTCGCAGGAGAGTTGAGGCCGCTCGGGTATTGCAGCGTGCGCGGTTAAAAAAATTTAATCTTTTCTGTAATGCCCAGATGGGGCATAAACATTTGCGATTGACTTGCCCGTTAACGCGCGAAGCTGATGTGTTGCTACAGCGGGCTTTTGAAAAAATGAATCTTAGTGCGCGAGGGTATGACCGTATTGTGAAAGTGGCGCGTACTATTGCGGACTTAGCTGGTTCCGAAGTGATTACTGCTGAACATGTCGGCGAAGCCATCTTGCTCCGTAATAGCGTAGCGGAGCGGCAAATATAA
- a CDS encoding UbiX family flavin prenyltransferase: protein MRIVVGITGASGAVYGYRLLEVLQVTGCEVHAVVSKHGWEVLEYECGVGAQMVSSLVHQLYHVDDITAPIASGSFRTDAMIIAPCSMHTLGLIAGGIAGNLLTRAADVTIKENRPLILVPRETPVHAIHLENMLRLARIGVRILPACPGFYHRPRNLQALIDMMVGKICDQLNIQHQLYERWQGQQR, encoded by the coding sequence GTGCGCATTGTAGTAGGGATAACCGGGGCAAGTGGTGCCGTTTACGGCTACCGTTTACTGGAGGTACTGCAGGTAACAGGTTGTGAAGTACATGCCGTGGTCAGTAAACACGGCTGGGAAGTTTTAGAATATGAATGCGGCGTCGGGGCTCAGATGGTTTCGTCCCTAGTCCACCAGTTGTATCATGTGGACGATATTACTGCGCCTATCGCTAGTGGTTCATTTAGAACAGATGCTATGATTATTGCGCCTTGTTCGATGCATACACTTGGACTTATTGCTGGCGGGATTGCCGGTAACCTCCTGACACGTGCGGCAGACGTTACAATTAAGGAAAACCGGCCGTTAATACTCGTTCCTCGGGAAACGCCCGTCCACGCCATTCATCTTGAAAATATGTTAAGGCTTGCTAGAATCGGGGTACGCATTCTTCCTGCATGTCCAGGCTTCTATCATCGTCCTCGGAATTTGCAGGCACTTATTGATATGATGGTAGGAAAAATCTGCGATCAGCTTAATATTCAGCATCAGCTGTATGAACGCTGGCAGGGACAGCAGCGATAG
- a CDS encoding YraN family protein, translating to MNNIMMGKMGENAAADYLARNGYKILMRNYRCRIGEIDIVAERQGTIVFVEVKTRSSEKFGFPAEAVNYRKQQKLSAQLSGI from the coding sequence GTGAACAATATTATGATGGGGAAGATGGGAGAAAATGCGGCGGCTGACTATCTAGCCAGAAACGGATATAAAATACTGATGCGAAATTATCGCTGCAGGATAGGAGAAATTGATATTGTCGCTGAAAGGCAGGGGACGATCGTTTTTGTCGAAGTTAAAACAAGGAGTTCGGAGAAGTTCGGCTTTCCTGCTGAAGCAGTCAATTATCGCAAACAGCAAAAATTATCAGCACAGCTCTCTGGTATTTAA
- a CDS encoding EscU/YscU/HrcU family type III secretion system export apparatus switch protein: MNNSEQARQKQAIALRYDQQTQQAPKVVAKGSGYVAEQILATAAQHAVPVYKDTALASLLMAVELDKEIPPELYQVVAEVLAYIYRVDRRFVGSKG, translated from the coding sequence ATGAATAATTCTGAACAAGCGAGGCAAAAACAAGCCATAGCGCTCCGTTATGACCAACAAACTCAGCAGGCGCCTAAAGTGGTGGCAAAAGGCTCAGGTTATGTAGCAGAGCAAATTTTGGCTACTGCCGCCCAGCATGCTGTTCCCGTTTATAAGGATACTGCCCTTGCTTCCCTGCTGATGGCTGTGGAACTTGACAAGGAGATACCCCCGGAATTGTATCAAGTAGTTGCCGAGGTCTTAGCGTATATTTACCGGGTAGATCGGCGCTTTGTTGGAAGCAAAGGATAA
- a CDS encoding ribonuclease HII has protein sequence MEENVLASSHMTIPQIARMLEKDNVSPELLAALQSDDRIAVARLLAKWRKRQEERAREYERVQSLYLYESVFYEQGLDLIAGVDEAGRGPLAGPVVVAAVILPKRQHLPMLNDSKKLSPHQRSLLYEKIIGTAVAVNHVVIPVCQIDSMNIYQATLQGMYRVLENLSPKPQVALIDAMPLRKIVLPHMSIINGDALSASIAAASIVAKVVRDRYMDEMDVLYPGYGFAKHKGYATPEHLAALRRLGPCPIHRRSFEPIKSWGGLG, from the coding sequence ATGGAGGAGAATGTTTTGGCGAGTAGCCACATGACCATACCACAGATTGCGAGGATGTTGGAAAAGGATAATGTATCGCCTGAATTGCTGGCAGCGCTGCAGTCTGACGATCGCATTGCGGTGGCCCGGTTACTTGCTAAATGGCGCAAACGTCAGGAAGAACGGGCGCGAGAATATGAACGGGTGCAAAGTCTTTATTTATATGAGAGCGTTTTTTACGAACAAGGGTTGGATTTAATTGCCGGGGTCGACGAAGCCGGCAGGGGGCCTTTGGCTGGGCCGGTCGTCGTCGCCGCGGTAATTTTGCCAAAGCGGCAGCATTTACCGATGCTCAATGATTCAAAAAAGCTATCGCCGCACCAGCGGAGTCTGCTATACGAGAAAATTATTGGCACCGCCGTGGCGGTAAACCATGTTGTAATTCCTGTATGCCAAATAGATAGCATGAATATTTACCAGGCAACTTTACAAGGGATGTATCGTGTGCTGGAGAACTTAAGTCCAAAGCCCCAAGTGGCACTAATTGATGCTATGCCGCTTCGTAAGATCGTGCTGCCTCATATGTCAATTATTAACGGCGATGCTTTAAGCGCTTCTATAGCCGCTGCTTCGATTGTAGCAAAAGTAGTGCGGGACCGGTACATGGACGAGATGGATGTTTTATATCCGGGGTATGGTTTTGCCAAACACAAAGGATATGCCACGCCAGAGCATTTGGCGGCATTGCGGCGGCTCGGGCCTTGCCCCATTCACCGCCGCAGCTTCGAGCCAATCAAATCATGGGGAGGCTTAGGGTGA
- the ylqF gene encoding ribosome biogenesis GTPase YlqF, translating into MHIHWFPGHMAKAYKMIREHLKLVDVVIELLDARIPLSSANPVIHELVGNKPRVIALNKADLAEPQWTERWIAEYRRQGLAAVPLEAVSGKGVKTLIVQVETAVRPKLKALEAKGIQGRTVRAIILGIPNVGKSSLINRLLGAAVVRTGDRPGVTRGQQWIKIGKNLELLDTPGVLWPKFDDQEVAFKLAITGAIHEDVYDVEAVATKLLHMLRSCYTERLVERFKLSPPLPEDAAALLDLIGSKRGCLRAGGIVDHEKVRRIILTEFRTGKLGPFTLDYPPAAKNM; encoded by the coding sequence ATGCATATCCATTGGTTCCCTGGCCATATGGCAAAAGCCTATAAGATGATTCGAGAGCATTTAAAACTTGTTGACGTTGTCATTGAACTGCTTGATGCCAGGATACCACTTAGCAGTGCCAATCCGGTCATTCATGAATTAGTGGGAAACAAGCCACGGGTGATTGCTCTCAATAAGGCTGACCTTGCCGAACCCCAGTGGACGGAGCGATGGATAGCTGAATACCGGCGGCAAGGGCTTGCCGCCGTACCGCTGGAAGCGGTCAGCGGTAAAGGGGTAAAAACACTTATAGTCCAGGTGGAGACGGCGGTTCGACCCAAATTGAAAGCGCTGGAAGCCAAGGGGATCCAAGGCAGGACGGTTCGGGCCATAATCTTAGGCATTCCCAATGTAGGAAAGTCGTCGTTAATTAATCGATTGTTGGGTGCAGCTGTTGTGCGCACAGGCGATAGACCGGGCGTCACACGGGGGCAACAATGGATTAAAATCGGAAAGAATCTCGAACTTCTAGATACTCCGGGTGTCTTATGGCCGAAGTTTGATGATCAAGAAGTAGCATTCAAACTGGCTATAACCGGCGCGATCCATGAAGACGTATACGACGTGGAAGCGGTTGCGACCAAGCTGCTACATATGCTGCGATCTTGTTATACCGAGCGGCTGGTGGAGCGCTTTAAACTTTCGCCGCCACTGCCGGAAGATGCAGCCGCTCTGCTTGACTTAATCGGCAGTAAGCGAGGGTGTCTGCGGGCGGGTGGTATCGTAGATCATGAAAAAGTGCGCCGTATTATTTTGACAGAGTTTCGTACTGGTAAGTTGGGGCCTTTTACGTTGGATTATCCACCAGCGGCTAAGAATATGTAA
- the lepB gene encoding signal peptidase I produces MSSTSLGEEIKDWVISIVVAVALAFFIRTFIVELYMVEGPSMRPTLVNSERLVVNKFIYRFKEPEKGEIIVFRYPRDPSRDFIKRVIAVGGDTIEIQDGRVFVNGQLMQEPYILEKTRGSYPLSTVPAGHVFVMGDNRNNSEDSRFRDVGFVPLHLIKGKAVMVFWPLDHIKTLP; encoded by the coding sequence TTGAGCAGCACGAGTCTTGGCGAAGAAATTAAGGATTGGGTTATATCAATCGTTGTAGCTGTGGCACTGGCCTTTTTTATTCGCACCTTTATTGTCGAACTATATATGGTAGAAGGGCCTTCTATGCGGCCCACATTGGTGAACAGCGAACGGCTAGTAGTCAATAAATTTATTTATCGTTTTAAGGAACCGGAAAAAGGGGAAATTATTGTTTTTCGCTACCCTCGTGATCCCAGCCGGGACTTTATCAAGCGGGTTATTGCCGTGGGGGGGGACACGATTGAAATTCAGGACGGACGTGTCTTCGTGAACGGTCAATTGATGCAAGAGCCATATATACTGGAAAAAACCCGGGGTTCCTATCCGCTTTCCACTGTACCGGCGGGACATGTGTTTGTTATGGGTGATAATCGCAACAATTCCGAGGATAGCCGGTTTCGCGACGTAGGTTTTGTACCTTTACATTTGATAAAAGGTAAGGCAGTCATGGTTTTTTGGCCCCTTGACCACATAAAAACCTTGCCGTAA
- the rplS gene encoding 50S ribosomal protein L19, whose protein sequence is MDIIKILEQEQLRQDIPDFRPGDTVRVHVKVVEGNRERIQVFEGIVINRKSGGVRETFTVRRVTYGVGVERTFPVHSPRIEKIEVVRRGVVRRAKLYYLRNLTGKAARIKEKRTGK, encoded by the coding sequence ATGGACATTATTAAGATTTTGGAACAAGAGCAACTGCGGCAAGATATTCCTGATTTCCGCCCTGGGGATACCGTTCGCGTCCATGTAAAGGTTGTGGAAGGCAACCGTGAACGTATCCAAGTCTTTGAAGGCATTGTTATTAACCGCAAAAGCGGCGGGGTGAGGGAAACTTTTACGGTAAGGCGGGTTACTTACGGAGTTGGTGTAGAACGCACTTTCCCCGTTCATTCCCCGCGCATCGAGAAAATCGAAGTGGTTCGCAGAGGTGTGGTACGGCGGGCTAAACTCTACTATTTGCGCAACCTTACCGGTAAAGCGGCTCGGATTAAAGAAAAGCGTACAGGTAAATAA
- a CDS encoding RNA methyltransferase — translation MKTAVYVGLVHYPVYNKRSEVITTAITNFDIHDIARTARTYSIKQYFIIHPLENQLALAKEILNYWQEGYGGEYNPDRREAFRVVETITSIEEAARLIAEREGKPPFIVTTDARKYPNTISYWELRRRIHEGGRPCLLLFGTGWGIQKEVMEQFDYYILEPIYGSCDYNHLSVRAAAAIILDRLLGETWWSGESLS, via the coding sequence ATGAAAACCGCTGTTTATGTAGGATTAGTCCATTACCCTGTTTATAATAAGCGTAGCGAAGTAATCACTACGGCAATTACCAATTTTGACATTCATGATATAGCCCGTACTGCCCGTACTTATAGCATAAAACAGTATTTTATTATTCATCCTCTTGAGAACCAACTAGCGCTGGCTAAGGAAATTCTAAATTATTGGCAGGAAGGCTATGGCGGGGAGTATAATCCTGACCGGCGCGAGGCTTTTCGTGTTGTCGAAACAATAACTTCTATTGAGGAAGCCGCTCGCCTGATTGCCGAGCGGGAAGGGAAACCGCCTTTTATTGTCACCACCGATGCGCGCAAGTACCCGAATACTATTTCCTATTGGGAATTACGCCGCCGTATTCACGAAGGCGGCCGCCCGTGCCTGCTCTTATTTGGCACGGGATGGGGAATACAAAAAGAAGTGATGGAACAGTTTGATTATTATATCTTGGAGCCGATTTATGGCTCATGCGACTACAATCACTTATCCGTCCGCGCGGCAGCGGCGATTATTCTTGATCGTTTGCTAGGGGAGACATGGTGGTCAGGCGAAAGTCTTTCTTGA